One genomic segment of Coffea arabica cultivar ET-39 chromosome 6e, Coffea Arabica ET-39 HiFi, whole genome shotgun sequence includes these proteins:
- the LOC140009952 gene encoding uncharacterized protein yields MDRSWMSIKNYLDPKYLDGVDEFIKFAFLGKDPNCKLPCPCKVCNNFEDQTKEVMANHLCRGIFDSYTRWIYHGEGFESDDENDDIEINDNDSDFDSMEELLNDVGVANFGESWRHSPELDTSACTEKEGEASRFFRLLSEAEKSLYPGCEKYSKLSFIVHILHLKTMNRWTCKSTDMLLKFLHQVFPTALIPSSYYEAKNFIRELGLKCEKIYACENDCVLFWNENKGLDHCPNEKCKAPRYKSPNSKIPRKVLRYFPLKPRLQRLFVNKEIARDMRWHKERRVDNKNMMRHPADSLAWKDFDRNHKSFAEDPRNVRLGLANDGFNPFGTMSNSYSIWLVILVPYNLPPWKCLKDPFFFLSMIIPGPKAPGNDIDIFFRPLVPPIFTPCTISCFLCFNI; encoded by the coding sequence ATGGACAGGAGTTGGATGTCTATTAAGAACTACCTAGACCCCAAGTATTTAGATGGAGTtgatgaatttattaagtttgCTTTTCTAGGCAAGGATCCTAATTGTAAACTGCCATGTCCTTGCAAAGTATGCAATAATTTTGAGGATCAAACTAAGGAAGTCATGGCCAATCACTTGTGTCGAGGAATTTTTGATAGTTATACTAGGTGGATATATCATGGCGAAGGGTTTGAATCTGATGATGAGAATGATGACATAGAAATAAATGACAACGATAGTGACTTTGACAGTATGGAGGAGCTGTTAAATGATGTAGGAGTTGCTAACTTTGGTGAGAGTTGGAGACATTCACCGGAACTTGATACGAGTGCTTGTACCGAGAAAGAAGGAGAAGCAAGTAGGTTTTTCAGATTATTATCGGAGGCTGAAAAATCTCTATACCCGGGCTGTGAAAAGTATTCAAAACTCTCGTTTATTGTCCATATCCTCCACTTGAAAACAATGAATCGGTGGACTTGTAAATCTACTGATATGTTGCTGAAGTTCTTGCATCAAGTATTTCCTACAGCTTTGATTCCCAGTTCATATTACGAGGCAAAAAATTTCATCCGTGAGTTGGGGCTGAAGTGTGAAAAGATCTACGCCTGTGAAAATGATTGCGTACTTTTTTggaatgaaaataaaggccttGATCATTGTCCAAATGAAAAATGTAAAGCACCGCGGTATAAATCTCCAAATTCCAAAATACCTAGAAAGGTGTTGCGTTATTTTCCATTAAAACCAAGGCTGCAAAGACTGTTTGTGAACAAAGAGATTGCTCGGGATATGAGGTGGCATAAGGAGAGACGTGTAGATAATAAGAACATGATGCGACACCCTGCTGATTCATTAGCTTGGAAGGATTTTGATAGAAATCACAAGTCCTTCGCTGAAGATCCTAGAAATGTGAGGCTAGGACTTGCTAATGATGGCTTTAATCCCTTTGGAACCATGAGCAATTCATATAGTATATGGCTTGTTATCCTTGTTCCTTACAATCTACCTCCTTGGAAATGCTTAAAAgatccattttttttcctatcAATGATTATTCCTGGTCCCAAAGCACCTGGAAATGACATTGACATATTCTTTAGACCACTAGTACCTCCTATATTCACACCTTGTACAATAAGTTGCTTTCTGTgttttaatatataa
- the LOC113694654 gene encoding translation initiation factor IF-2, chloroplastic-like, with protein MPIYDIVQTTLLDYIRKSKVAASEAGGITQGMGAYKVQVPFDGKPQTCVFLDTPGHEAFRAMRARGARVIDIAVIVVATDDGIRPQTKEAIAHAKAVGVRIVIAINKVRLHLF; from the exons ATGCCAATCTACGACATAGTTCAG ACCACACTTTTGGATTACATCAGGAAAAGCAAG GTGGCAGCATCTGAAGCAGGTGGAATTACTCAAGGCATGGGGGCATACAAGGTACAAGTACCTTTTGATGGCAAGCCACAGACTTGTGTTTTCCTTGACACCCCTGGACATGAG GCATTTCGAGCAATGAGAGCTCGTGGAGCCAGAGTAATAGACATTGCTGTTATTGTAGTTGCTACTGATGATGGAATTCGACCTCAAACAAAAGAGGCTATTGCTCATGCCAAAGCAGTTGGAGTGCGAATTGTTATTGCTATAAACAAAGTGCGCTTGCATTTATTCTGA